The following proteins are co-located in the Phocoena phocoena chromosome 1, mPhoPho1.1, whole genome shotgun sequence genome:
- the S100A11 gene encoding protein S100-A11 yields the protein MAKTSSPTETERCIESLIAVFQRHAGRDGNNSKLSKAEFLIFMNTELGAFTKNQKDPGVLDRMMKKLDLDSDGQLDFQEFLNLIGGLALACHDSFIKSTSSQK from the exons ATG gcaAAAACATCCAGCCCTACAGAGACTGAACGGTGCATCGAGTCTCTGATTGCTGTTTTCCAAAGGCATGCTGGAAGGGACGGTAACAACAGCAAACTCTCCAAGGCCGAGTTCCTAATCTTCATGAATACAGAGCTGGGTGCCTTCACAAAG AACCAGAAGGACCCTGGTGTCCTTGACCGCATGATGAAGAAGCTGGACCTCGACTCTGATGGACAGTTAGATTTCCAAGAATTTCTTAATCTTATTGGCGGCCTGGCCCTAGCTTGCCATGACTCCTTTATTAAGTCTACCTCTTCCCAGAAGTAA